In Malania oleifera isolate guangnan ecotype guangnan chromosome 8, ASM2987363v1, whole genome shotgun sequence, a single window of DNA contains:
- the LOC131163082 gene encoding uncharacterized protein LOC131163082 → MEDYVIKIVICGVISWTTAFLLVRRVFPKRSFDFCSRVVSTIHASLAVALAFITVQDWRCPVCPLASGSSPRQMKTLAVTLAYLIYDLICCVFHKQVDLDNMSHHLVSIFGIGGGLAYELCGSEMVVALCVTEMSTPFLHMRELLKELGYRDTDLNLAADISFAVIFSFARMIIGPYLTYATVSAGNPLLIKATALGLQLVSAFWFYKIVRMVKYKLAKRTPRN, encoded by the exons ATGGAAGACTATGTCATAAAAATAGTGATCTGTGGGGTTATTTCATGGACAACTGCTTTTCTCCTTGTGAGAAGGGTCTTCCCAAAGCGTTCATTTGATTTCTGCAGCAGAGTTGTTTCCACAATCCATGCATCTTTAGCTGTAGCCCTTGCTTTCATCACTGTGCAAGACTGGAGGTGCCCAGTATGTCCCCTTGCTTCAGGATCATCACCTAGACAG ATGAAAACACTAGCAGTGACATTGGCTTATCTCATATATGACTTGATATGCTGCGTCTTTCACAAGCAAGTTGATCTTGACAATATGAGCCACCATTTAGTGAGCATCTTTGGAATTGGTGGAGGGCTTGCTTATGAGTTG TGTGGCTCAGAAATGGTAGTGGCTCTGTGTGTGACAGAGATGTCTACACCTTTCCTCCACATGAGGGAGCTACTCAAAGAGCTTGGCTACAGAGACACTGACCTCAATTTGGCTGCCGAT ATTTCATTTGCAGTAATATTCTCATTTGCGAGGATGATAATCGGACCATACCTAACTTATGCTACTGTATCTGCTGGCAATCCATTACTCATAAAG GCAACGGCGCTGGGATTGCAGCTGGTCAGTGCCTTCTGGTTCTACAAGATTGTGAGGATGGTTAAATACAAACTGGCCAAGAGGACTCCTAGAAATTGA